In Nicotiana tabacum cultivar K326 unplaced genomic scaffold, ASM71507v2 Un00108, whole genome shotgun sequence, one DNA window encodes the following:
- the LOC142178969 gene encoding putative F-box protein PP2-B12, translated as MQGQWIAARDLSITWVDNPQYWTWKTVDPNIEVAELVRVAWLDIYGKIETKNLIRKTSYAVYLVFKLTDNSRELERATASLRFVNEVAEGAGIEGTTVFISKKKELPGELGRFPHLRSDGWLEIKLGEFFNNLGEDGEVEMRLMEINNGTWKSGIIVKGFDIRPN; from the exons ATG CAAGGCCAGTGGATAGCCGCAAGAGACCTTTCAATTACATGGGTGGACAATCCTCAGTATTGGACATGGAAAACTGTTGATCCTAA TATTGAAGTGGCGGAGCTTGTTAGGGTAGCTTGGCTTGACATTTATGGAAAGATCGAGACAAAAAATCTTATCCGAAAGACTAGTTATGCTGTATATTTAGTGTTCAAGTTAACAGATAACTCTCGTGAACTTGAACGAGCCACAGCATCGCTAAGATTTGTGAACGAAGTGGCGGAGGGCGCTGGCATTGAGGGTACCACTGTTTTCATCTCGAAGAAAAAGGAATTGCCAGGAGAACTTGGCCGGTTCCCACATCTCCGAAGTGATGGCTGGTTAGAAATCAAGCTCGGTGAGTTTTTCAACAATTTAGGAGAGGATGGTGAAGTCGAAATGAGGTTGATGGAAATCAATAACGGCACTTGGAAATCTGGCATCATCGTTAAGGGCTTCGATATTCGTCCAAACTAA